In Chitinophaga sp. HK235, a single window of DNA contains:
- a CDS encoding MFS transporter — translation MKNVMQPPIERKDGLMNSTLVLLMAVTCGMVVANIYYNQPLLLMIAETFRVSEEKVSVIATITQVGYTLGLFFVVPLGDKTERRKLILWKLAGAVGSMLMAAVAVNYYMMVAASLLIGFFSAVPQLLLPMAATLAPDEARGKIVGKVMSGLLIGILLSRTLSGLIGAHLGWRAVFLIGAVIMIILLMVLYRKLPLDPPVFTGSYGSLMRSLFSLVKNFPPLRQAAMTSFLMFGAFSIFWTTLVFLLEGAPFFYKSDAVGMFGLIGACGALAAPMAGKSADRKGPQFAIRLGIIATLVSFVIMGASATSLAGLIAGVILLDIGMQVTHNLQPIKSICLIARSPQPAQYGLYVECLLRWRHRIFTGRPGMEPLALDRCMFPGRNLCNDSPSSQPAATKKLSEAHCASLQYSHNLLLSDKLRFHLLTSGESSKSHPS, via the coding sequence ATGAAAAATGTGATGCAGCCGCCCATCGAAAGGAAGGACGGCCTGATGAACAGCACCCTGGTGTTGTTGATGGCAGTCACCTGTGGAATGGTAGTAGCCAATATTTATTACAATCAGCCGCTGTTACTGATGATCGCGGAAACATTTCGCGTGAGTGAAGAAAAAGTAAGTGTCATAGCCACTATCACACAGGTTGGTTATACACTGGGATTGTTTTTTGTAGTACCGCTGGGCGATAAAACAGAAAGACGCAAACTGATATTGTGGAAGCTCGCAGGAGCAGTAGGCAGTATGTTGATGGCAGCTGTGGCAGTCAACTACTACATGATGGTAGCAGCCAGCCTGCTGATAGGATTTTTTTCTGCTGTCCCGCAGCTGTTGCTGCCTATGGCCGCTACGCTGGCACCGGACGAAGCCCGGGGAAAAATAGTAGGTAAGGTGATGAGCGGCCTATTGATAGGTATTTTGTTATCACGCACCCTGAGTGGCCTGATAGGTGCACATCTTGGCTGGAGGGCCGTATTCCTGATCGGGGCTGTAATAATGATTATCTTATTGATGGTACTGTATCGTAAGCTGCCGCTGGACCCACCTGTTTTCACCGGCAGTTATGGTAGCCTGATGCGGTCATTGTTCTCACTGGTAAAAAATTTCCCTCCCCTGCGCCAGGCTGCCATGACCAGTTTCCTGATGTTTGGCGCCTTCAGCATATTCTGGACAACGCTCGTTTTTCTGCTGGAAGGAGCTCCATTTTTTTATAAAAGTGATGCAGTAGGCATGTTTGGACTGATAGGTGCCTGTGGTGCACTGGCAGCACCAATGGCCGGGAAATCAGCCGACCGCAAAGGGCCTCAGTTTGCGATCAGATTGGGTATTATCGCTACACTGGTATCGTTTGTGATCATGGGAGCATCCGCTACTTCACTCGCCGGGCTCATCGCAGGTGTTATACTGCTCGATATAGGCATGCAGGTGACACATAATCTCCAACCAATCAAAAGTATTTGCCTTATTGCCCGCAGCCCGCAGCCGGCTCAATACGGTTTATATGTCGAGTGCCTTCTCCGGTGGCGCCATCGGATCTTTACTGGGCGCCCAGGTATGGAGCCACTGGCACTGGACAGGTGTATGTTTCCTGGGAGGAACCTTTGTAATGATAGCCCTTCTTCTCAACCTGCTGCAACAAAAAAATTAAGCGAAGCGCACTGCGCTTCGCTTCAATATTCTCACAATCTTCTCTTATCTGACAAACTTCGCTTCCATCTTCTCACATCAGGAGAATCATCAAAATCACACCCATCATAG
- the lepB gene encoding signal peptidase I, whose product MKLFFWRRKRAGGVQKKKSKIREWVDAAIFAIVVATLIRTFIFEAFMIPSGSMERTLLINDYLFVSKISYGPRIPMTPLAWPFTNHTLPFTKRTKAFSTAIQWPYMRLPGFSHITRNDVIVFNYPCGDTALYDNSGGDADYYTMKRNLTPDSLKLFYGDPVYRPVDKRETWIKRCVGISGDTIQVIDGQLYVNGQPGFIPPNSLSGYQVKTRSGKPFEEKEQKKLSLDPGYGIGQDSSRYYTYNFTLDNVKTIREWGDTIQPDMKTRSRRGIFPGEPYKFPWSEDTFGPVYVPKKGASVQLDTCVLPFYRRIIETYENNKLVVKGDRIFINGLEATSYTFKMNYYWMMGDNRHESVDSRFWGFVPEDHLIGKAWVIWFSYHKTYKGSNIRWNRFFSLIK is encoded by the coding sequence ATGAAGCTATTTTTCTGGAGGAGAAAAAGAGCCGGAGGCGTTCAGAAAAAAAAATCGAAGATAAGGGAGTGGGTGGATGCTGCTATATTTGCCATAGTCGTGGCTACACTGATCCGGACTTTTATCTTTGAGGCTTTTATGATCCCCAGCGGTTCTATGGAAAGGACCCTTTTAATCAATGATTATCTTTTTGTAAGTAAAATCAGCTATGGTCCACGTATTCCCATGACCCCACTGGCATGGCCTTTTACAAATCATACCCTGCCTTTCACCAAACGAACGAAAGCCTTTTCCACTGCTATACAATGGCCTTATATGCGATTGCCTGGTTTTAGTCATATCACCCGTAATGATGTGATCGTGTTTAATTATCCCTGTGGCGATACAGCACTATATGATAACTCAGGTGGTGATGCGGACTATTATACCATGAAGCGTAATCTTACCCCTGACTCCCTTAAACTATTTTATGGTGATCCTGTCTACCGGCCGGTAGACAAACGGGAGACCTGGATCAAACGTTGTGTAGGCATCAGCGGAGATACCATTCAGGTAATAGATGGTCAGCTTTATGTGAATGGTCAGCCTGGGTTCATTCCTCCCAATTCTCTTTCCGGTTATCAGGTGAAAACAAGGTCCGGTAAACCTTTCGAGGAGAAAGAACAAAAGAAACTCAGCCTGGATCCTGGATACGGCATAGGCCAGGATTCTTCCAGATATTATACCTATAACTTCACGCTTGATAATGTAAAAACTATCCGCGAATGGGGTGATACGATACAACCGGATATGAAGACGCGCTCGCGTCGTGGTATTTTCCCCGGAGAGCCGTATAAGTTTCCCTGGAGTGAAGATACCTTCGGCCCCGTGTATGTTCCTAAAAAAGGAGCGTCTGTTCAACTGGATACCTGTGTGCTCCCATTTTACAGACGAATCATTGAAACTTATGAAAATAACAAACTGGTAGTAAAAGGAGACAGAATATTTATCAATGGGCTGGAAGCCACCTCCTATACTTTTAAGATGAATTATTACTGGATGATGGGCGATAACCGGCACGAGTCCGTCGACTCCCGGTTCTGGGGATTTGTACCCGAAGACCATCTGATCGGTAAGGCCTGGGTGATATGGTTTAGTTATCATAAAACCTATAAGGGAAGTAACATCCGGTGGAACAGGTTTTTTTCCCTTATCAAATAA
- a CDS encoding sugar phosphate isomerase/epimerase yields the protein MQNSRRYFIQQAGLLAAGMMLPGGLFAQTEKKAFARKTGLQLYTLRDLLDRDVKGTITRVAQIGYQEVETYYGYQGDKDKGTFWGLTPAELKALFQEYRLTSPSGHYQLNDFLTPGNGNDAALQPQIDLANQLGQQYFIVPVLPLSLWDKKLTADDYKFMAEQLNKAGEICKKHNLHIGYHNHHWEFKKLAGSNTTGYEVMLKNTDPSLVSFELDLFWAVKSGVDPLKLFAQAPGRFVAWHVKDMDKKNTASLTAPGNENKTSMQLLSGVSFAEVGTGSINFRQIFAKAREAGVQHIFVEQDKITIDPFESITKSYNYVKNVLLK from the coding sequence ATGCAGAACTCAAGACGTTACTTTATCCAGCAGGCCGGACTACTCGCGGCAGGCATGATGCTTCCCGGCGGCCTTTTTGCCCAGACAGAAAAAAAAGCCTTCGCCCGTAAAACAGGCCTCCAGCTATATACCCTGCGTGACCTGCTGGACCGCGATGTGAAAGGTACTATCACCCGGGTGGCACAGATCGGCTATCAGGAAGTGGAAACCTACTACGGCTACCAGGGCGACAAAGACAAAGGGACCTTCTGGGGCCTCACTCCCGCTGAACTCAAAGCCCTGTTTCAGGAATACCGGCTTACCTCACCCAGCGGGCACTATCAACTCAATGACTTTCTCACTCCAGGCAATGGCAACGATGCCGCACTGCAGCCACAGATAGATCTTGCCAACCAGCTCGGACAACAATACTTTATTGTGCCCGTACTCCCACTTTCATTATGGGATAAAAAACTTACCGCCGACGACTACAAGTTCATGGCAGAGCAGCTGAACAAAGCCGGTGAAATATGTAAAAAACATAACCTGCACATAGGCTATCATAACCATCACTGGGAGTTTAAAAAACTCGCCGGAAGCAATACCACCGGTTATGAGGTGATGCTCAAAAATACCGACCCATCGCTGGTATCGTTTGAACTGGACCTTTTCTGGGCCGTTAAATCAGGAGTGGATCCACTGAAACTGTTTGCGCAGGCCCCCGGCAGATTTGTGGCCTGGCATGTGAAAGACATGGATAAAAAGAACACAGCCAGCCTCACGGCTCCCGGCAATGAAAATAAAACATCCATGCAGTTATTATCCGGCGTTAGCTTCGCCGAAGTAGGCACCGGCAGCATCAACTTCCGCCAGATATTCGCCAAAGCCCGCGAAGCAGGCGTACAGCACATCTTCGTAGAGCAGGATAAAATCACCATCGATCCGTTTGAAAGTATTACGAAGAGTTACAACTATGTGAAGAATGTATTGCTGAAATAG
- a CDS encoding PIN domain-containing protein — MNCHVLQTDLITAEMYANIKSALLRKGKPIPENDIWIAAFACQYNLPLYTADKHFEEIGEIILHK, encoded by the coding sequence TTGAACTGCCATGTTTTGCAAACTGATTTGATTACTGCTGAAATGTATGCAAATATAAAATCAGCATTATTAAGAAAAGGAAAACCAATTCCCGAGAATGATATATGGATTGCAGCTTTTGCTTGTCAGTATAATCTGCCATTATACACAGCTGATAAACATTTCGAGGAAATTGGCGAAATAATATTACACAAATGA
- a CDS encoding tetratricopeptide repeat protein translates to MSMHEIESLVELSVYCLHESQDDSLDRRSLFYSLYDLQSQFDTGFTHFRVMDLLIQHHFVYTFPITAHPAYTQHQAFFDTLAATQKFSFIYTQPEAEWDEETNPVAGYANYDHQQQTYILYCDAGSSLWEGMVANGTLQGADAVAPEKTDVFTLALCIAKAAAQQQNKDLLNSWYLLLPFMVMAAEQEGEPIDYKALETILDLVVANDAIFEEGLPPADELPEGGELGKFCAWWYAPAKDKMKSTAELDGDIDLEAIPFTQQVDKSAAWYDNEVRTLLESINHSITFMEDNGYNEDIQKSVEGRLRMGLEYAQKGIELAPNEPGMLVNKGSLYLLQQSYPEALACYDKALAMAPDNTFVHLNRAILFYHMEDMPQAIASFEKVLQLEPGNEFAQQWLTHLKNNG, encoded by the coding sequence ATGTCGATGCATGAAATAGAATCCCTGGTGGAGTTATCCGTTTATTGTCTGCATGAAAGCCAGGACGATTCACTGGACCGCAGAAGCCTTTTTTACAGTCTGTATGATCTGCAATCACAGTTTGATACCGGCTTTACCCATTTCCGGGTAATGGACCTGCTGATTCAACACCATTTCGTATATACTTTCCCGATAACAGCACACCCTGCATATACACAGCATCAGGCTTTTTTTGATACGCTGGCAGCCACGCAGAAGTTCAGCTTCATCTATACACAACCTGAAGCGGAATGGGATGAAGAAACCAACCCGGTAGCCGGATATGCCAACTATGACCATCAGCAACAAACTTATATCCTGTATTGCGATGCCGGTTCTTCCTTATGGGAAGGCATGGTAGCCAATGGTACCCTGCAAGGTGCCGATGCGGTGGCACCTGAAAAAACGGACGTCTTCACCCTTGCCCTTTGCATTGCTAAAGCCGCCGCACAACAACAAAACAAGGACCTGCTCAACAGCTGGTACCTCCTGTTGCCCTTCATGGTGATGGCTGCCGAACAGGAAGGAGAACCTATTGACTACAAAGCACTGGAAACTATACTGGACCTCGTAGTGGCCAATGATGCCATCTTTGAAGAAGGACTGCCTCCCGCAGACGAACTGCCGGAAGGAGGTGAACTGGGTAAGTTTTGTGCCTGGTGGTATGCTCCCGCTAAAGATAAAATGAAGTCCACTGCAGAGCTGGATGGTGACATCGACCTGGAGGCGATCCCCTTTACACAACAGGTAGATAAAAGTGCAGCCTGGTATGACAACGAGGTAAGGACCCTGCTGGAAAGTATTAACCACAGCATTACCTTCATGGAAGACAACGGTTACAATGAGGATATCCAGAAGAGTGTGGAAGGCCGCCTGAGAATGGGACTGGAATATGCACAGAAGGGAATAGAACTGGCTCCCAATGAGCCGGGAATGCTGGTCAACAAAGGTTCCCTTTACCTGCTGCAACAGAGTTATCCGGAAGCACTGGCCTGCTACGACAAAGCGTTGGCCATGGCACCCGACAATACCTTCGTACATCTCAACCGCGCCATCCTCTTTTATCATATGGAAGATATGCCCCAGGCCATCGCTTCCTTTGAGAAAGTGCTGCAGCTGGAACCCGGCAATGAATTTGCACAACAGTGGCTGACCCACCTGAAAAATAATGGATAA
- a CDS encoding SMI1/KNR4 family protein: protein MDKRLKHIETALGITLPGAYVRFLETQQSSESLLVTDLVTLYGTDDLIERNQTYSVQRYLPTYISIGDDSGGSGIFLDTTSGQPTVYTTGYGALDPDCMEVLSDDFTDWTLQGYSLDIIREAPAVIVFRESETYRLRSAWMALHKALSALETERPQIDLKTYLRRKRDLQKEIQDFEIQHAGKRYRL, encoded by the coding sequence ATGGATAAGCGACTTAAACATATTGAAACAGCACTCGGCATCACCCTGCCGGGTGCTTATGTCCGTTTCCTGGAAACACAACAAAGCTCCGAAAGCCTGCTGGTAACAGATCTGGTAACACTATACGGTACCGACGATCTCATAGAAAGAAACCAGACCTATTCGGTACAACGCTATCTTCCCACCTATATCAGCATCGGGGATGACAGCGGTGGGAGCGGTATCTTTCTGGACACCACTTCCGGACAACCCACTGTATACACTACCGGTTATGGTGCACTGGACCCTGATTGTATGGAAGTGCTAAGTGACGATTTTACCGATTGGACACTACAAGGATACTCACTGGACATTATCCGGGAAGCCCCTGCTGTGATCGTTTTCAGGGAATCAGAAACCTACCGGCTCAGAAGCGCCTGGATGGCCCTGCACAAAGCTCTTTCCGCACTGGAAACGGAAAGACCTCAAATAGATCTTAAAACCTACTTACGTCGCAAACGCGATCTGCAAAAGGAAATACAGGACTTTGAAATACAACATGCCGGCAAGCGCTACCGGTTATAG
- a CDS encoding RNA polymerase sigma factor: MQHDLAQETVLFEQIAEGDEASFEALFHLYVPRISPVIRQIIQEEAPVKDIVQEIFLGLWMGRDKLTEVTSPRNWIFKMTYHRSYSWLQKQGVREKARHLLSREEDEYTNITEDNLSLTETARLIREAIAQLPPQARKIYTLSRDNGFKIAEIAEQLHLSSQTVKNSLVRSLRTIREYLVKHGIILPLLVLSCCLCNFF; this comes from the coding sequence ATGCAGCATGATTTAGCACAGGAGACTGTTTTATTCGAGCAGATTGCAGAAGGAGATGAAGCTTCCTTTGAAGCTTTGTTTCACCTGTACGTGCCCCGGATCAGTCCTGTTATCCGCCAGATCATACAGGAGGAAGCCCCGGTGAAAGATATCGTCCAGGAGATTTTCCTGGGCCTCTGGATGGGACGTGATAAGCTTACAGAGGTCACCAGTCCCCGTAACTGGATCTTTAAAATGACGTATCATCGCTCCTATAGCTGGCTGCAAAAACAAGGTGTCCGTGAAAAGGCCCGCCATCTGCTGTCCCGGGAAGAAGATGAATACACCAATATTACCGAGGATAACCTGTCACTCACCGAAACAGCCCGGCTGATCCGGGAAGCCATTGCTCAACTGCCGCCTCAGGCCAGGAAAATATATACCCTGAGCCGTGACAACGGTTTTAAAATCGCTGAAATAGCAGAACAGCTACATCTCTCCAGCCAGACCGTCAAAAATTCCCTGGTAAGGTCATTGCGTACTATCCGGGAATATCTTGTCAAACACGGTATCATACTACCTCTTTTGGTGCTCTCCTGCTGCCTTTGCAACTTTTTTTAA
- a CDS encoding FecR family protein, whose protein sequence is MPDTERLTYLLSRARQRLATDEEYTELLDMIQADDTGVVNAQLEAFHGPAVPSTEDEDPAVWQHIITAVLATDKPAPAPGRVVPLFWKWTAAACIVILAGTIYLRQRPSPAPAPQVAVSTTPDVAPGGNKAMLTLGDGSQITLDSAGNGVLAQQGNSKITKLANGQLVYDASGSSQGKILYNTMSTPLGGQYKLVLPDATTVWLNAGSSVTYPTAFTGTERKVSVTGEAYFEVTKDPAMPFRVTANNTTVEVLGTHFNINAYKDEASVNTTLLEGAVRLHAHNRQLLLKPGQQARVSVHNTDVQVADNVDISSIVAWKEGYFSFNDADLPTVMRQLARWYNVEVTYEGKIPERVFSGEIGRSLSLSQVLKGLSRTRIKYRIEDGRRIIIEP, encoded by the coding sequence TTGCCAGATACTGAGAGACTGACATATTTACTATCAAGAGCCCGGCAACGCCTCGCTACCGATGAGGAGTACACCGAACTGCTGGACATGATCCAGGCAGATGATACCGGCGTTGTCAACGCTCAGCTGGAGGCATTCCATGGCCCGGCCGTTCCTTCAACGGAAGATGAGGACCCTGCGGTATGGCAACACATTATCACAGCAGTGCTGGCAACCGACAAGCCGGCACCAGCACCAGGCCGGGTGGTACCGCTGTTCTGGAAATGGACCGCAGCAGCATGTATTGTAATCCTCGCCGGCACCATCTACCTAAGGCAACGGCCATCCCCTGCACCTGCTCCTCAGGTGGCTGTCAGCACCACTCCGGATGTAGCTCCCGGTGGCAACAAGGCCATGCTCACACTCGGCGATGGATCACAGATCACGCTAGACAGCGCCGGCAACGGCGTCCTCGCACAACAGGGCAACAGTAAAATCACCAAACTGGCCAATGGCCAGCTCGTATATGATGCCTCCGGCAGCAGCCAGGGTAAAATATTGTACAACACCATGAGCACCCCGCTCGGCGGCCAGTACAAGCTGGTACTGCCGGATGCTACCACCGTATGGCTCAATGCGGGTTCTTCTGTCACCTACCCAACAGCCTTTACCGGCACCGAAAGAAAAGTATCCGTCACCGGTGAAGCCTACTTTGAGGTCACGAAAGATCCGGCCATGCCTTTCCGCGTGACAGCGAATAATACCACGGTGGAAGTATTGGGTACCCACTTCAACATCAATGCCTATAAGGACGAGGCCAGCGTCAATACCACCCTGCTGGAAGGCGCAGTACGACTGCACGCACACAACCGGCAACTGCTGCTCAAACCCGGCCAGCAGGCCAGGGTAAGTGTACACAATACCGATGTACAGGTAGCCGATAATGTAGATATCTCCTCCATCGTGGCATGGAAGGAAGGTTATTTCTCTTTTAATGATGCTGATCTTCCCACCGTGATGCGGCAGCTCGCACGCTGGTACAATGTAGAAGTGACCTACGAAGGCAAAATACCTGAACGCGTATTCAGCGGGGAAATAGGCCGCAGCCTTTCTCTCTCCCAGGTATTAAAAGGACTTTCCAGAACAAGAATCAAATACAGAATTGAAGATGGCCGAAGGATTATCATCGAGCCATGA
- a CDS encoding TonB-dependent receptor yields MQLKAIGNSGPRRHWKLTGLPNKLLLVMKLTSFFLLMAVLQVSASTSAQTITWSARSASLQTVFNVIRQQTGYAFFYDKEDLKNTHPVTVELKNASLQSAMDQVMRQQTLSYEIQGNTVFITRNEKPAHITTTSTPPPPPATISGKVVDENGTPVPGASIMVKGTTKGAITNANGEFQLANVDDNAVVTVTSIGYISKEISLNGKTHLSISLAADISTLKQMVVVGYGTQKKANLTGSVATLSSKELTNRPVTSVSSALQGTMPGVTVTAAVSGQPGADQAKIRIRGIGTLNNSDPVIVIDGVITNLSNLNNINPDDIASMSVLKDAASASIYGSRAANGVILITTKQGKKGKPQLSYNAYVGKQKPTGLPDFLPSWQVATLENQAALNEGKTAKYTPDQIAKFKDGSDPFNYPNTDWLGLFYKGSGIQQNHYLSMTGGTEKTQYALSLGLFDQNGVVKKTNAKRYTTRLNLTSEVANHVKVNANVGFTSTGQKEPSNPYTGDFSQLVRQINRINPRIPYKYANGQYGAIGDGNPMAWLEGNSLNQYAYYDLVGNVGVDWEIVKDLHFKPSLAYVMKINHNKKFRADQQYYNAQGDPTFYQGPSSVTDENTFANTITQQALLEYTKSFSKNNFKILGGYSREQTKYTFNDGYRKGYLNNQLTDLNLGSTEGQTASGYTYEMGLESFFGRLNYDYDGKYLLEANMRYDGASRFASGNRWGLFPSFSAGWNIDREAFFEPVKQVVSNLKLRASWGQLGNQYVKGKDDTNYPTYPYYPYIPAYNTDQNYVFGGTAGAISPGVAQINGVDPTIKWESTTETGVGMDAGFLDGKLNFSADYFHKLTSGILMSVPVAATYGLNAPIQNSSTVLNSGWEFVLGYNNSKGDFSYSASFNTAFIHNEIRDLHGVGPIIDGYTFQQVGNPVSALYGYIADGIYQSADEVKKGPFQSNRTAPGDIRYRDKDGNDTINAADRQYLGNYFPKVTFGLNLTGNWRNFDIGIFLQGAAGVKTYIDAGKIGAVGGDANKPTSALLDTWTANNPNASMPRIWYTYKQNDPSNTPSSFWVKDGSYLRLKNLQIGYTLPEKLIKRAGLTKVRFYYSGQNILTFDHLYSWIDPEASIRSSIYYYPQVKVHTFGVNVSF; encoded by the coding sequence ATGCAACTTAAAGCTATTGGTAATTCCGGTCCCCGCAGACACTGGAAGCTGACGGGGCTACCCAACAAACTCCTGTTAGTTATGAAGCTAACTTCTTTTTTTCTTTTGATGGCTGTATTACAGGTAAGTGCCAGCACCAGCGCTCAGACCATTACCTGGTCTGCCCGATCTGCCAGCCTTCAGACAGTGTTCAACGTCATTCGCCAGCAGACAGGCTATGCCTTCTTTTATGACAAGGAAGATCTGAAAAATACACATCCTGTAACCGTGGAACTGAAAAATGCCTCCCTGCAATCCGCCATGGACCAGGTAATGCGGCAACAGACCCTCAGCTACGAAATACAGGGCAATACCGTTTTTATCACCCGTAATGAGAAACCTGCCCATATCACCACCACCAGCACCCCTCCGCCCCCTCCGGCAACCATCAGCGGTAAGGTAGTGGACGAAAATGGTACCCCCGTACCCGGTGCTTCCATCATGGTAAAAGGAACCACCAAAGGCGCTATCACCAATGCCAACGGTGAGTTTCAGCTGGCCAATGTAGATGACAACGCTGTAGTGACTGTAACCAGCATTGGTTATATATCCAAAGAAATCAGTCTCAATGGAAAAACACATCTCAGCATCTCCCTCGCAGCAGATATCAGCACCCTGAAACAGATGGTAGTGGTAGGTTACGGCACTCAGAAAAAAGCCAACCTTACCGGTTCCGTGGCCACCCTCAGCAGCAAGGAACTGACCAACAGACCTGTCACCAGCGTTAGCAGCGCCTTACAGGGCACCATGCCCGGCGTGACTGTCACCGCTGCTGTCAGCGGCCAGCCCGGCGCAGACCAGGCCAAAATCCGTATCCGTGGTATCGGTACCCTCAACAATTCCGATCCCGTGATCGTGATCGATGGGGTGATCACCAACCTCAGTAACCTCAATAATATCAACCCTGATGATATCGCTTCCATGTCAGTACTGAAGGATGCAGCATCTGCTTCCATCTACGGCTCCCGTGCAGCCAACGGCGTTATCCTCATCACCACCAAACAAGGTAAAAAAGGAAAGCCCCAGCTCTCCTACAACGCTTATGTAGGTAAACAGAAACCTACCGGTCTGCCCGATTTTCTGCCCTCCTGGCAGGTAGCCACCCTGGAAAACCAGGCTGCGCTCAATGAAGGCAAAACGGCTAAATATACTCCGGACCAGATCGCAAAATTCAAAGACGGTTCTGATCCTTTCAACTATCCCAATACCGACTGGCTCGGCCTGTTCTACAAAGGCAGTGGTATCCAGCAAAACCATTACCTGAGCATGACAGGAGGCACTGAAAAAACACAATATGCCCTCTCGCTCGGCCTCTTCGATCAAAACGGTGTTGTAAAGAAAACTAACGCCAAAAGATATACGACACGCCTCAACCTGACGTCCGAAGTAGCCAACCACGTGAAAGTAAATGCCAACGTCGGCTTTACCTCCACCGGTCAGAAAGAGCCGTCCAACCCTTATACCGGCGACTTTTCCCAGCTGGTAAGACAGATCAACAGGATCAATCCACGCATCCCCTATAAATATGCCAATGGTCAATACGGCGCCATCGGCGACGGTAACCCCATGGCATGGCTCGAAGGCAACAGCCTGAACCAGTATGCCTATTACGACCTCGTAGGCAATGTGGGCGTAGACTGGGAAATCGTAAAAGACCTCCACTTCAAACCATCCCTGGCTTATGTGATGAAGATCAACCACAATAAAAAATTCAGGGCAGATCAGCAATATTACAATGCTCAAGGCGATCCAACATTCTATCAGGGCCCCAGCTCCGTGACGGATGAAAACACTTTCGCTAACACCATCACCCAACAAGCCCTGCTGGAATACACCAAATCCTTCAGCAAAAACAATTTCAAAATACTGGGCGGCTACTCCCGCGAACAAACGAAGTACACCTTCAACGATGGTTACCGTAAAGGTTATCTCAACAACCAATTGACAGATCTCAACCTCGGCTCCACCGAGGGACAAACCGCCAGCGGTTACACCTATGAAATGGGACTGGAATCCTTCTTCGGCCGCCTGAACTACGACTACGACGGCAAATATCTGCTGGAAGCCAACATGCGTTACGATGGTGCATCCCGTTTCGCCAGTGGCAACAGATGGGGTCTGTTCCCTTCTTTCTCTGCCGGCTGGAACATCGACAGAGAGGCCTTCTTTGAACCAGTGAAACAAGTAGTGTCTAACCTTAAACTGAGAGCATCCTGGGGTCAACTGGGTAACCAATACGTAAAAGGGAAAGACGATACCAACTATCCCACCTATCCTTATTACCCCTACATTCCTGCCTACAACACAGATCAGAACTATGTATTTGGGGGCACGGCCGGAGCTATATCTCCCGGCGTAGCGCAGATCAATGGCGTCGATCCGACCATCAAATGGGAAAGCACTACCGAAACCGGTGTTGGTATGGATGCAGGCTTCCTGGATGGTAAACTGAACTTCTCCGCTGACTATTTCCACAAACTCACTTCTGGTATCCTGATGTCTGTACCAGTGGCTGCCACCTATGGCCTTAACGCACCTATCCAGAACTCCAGCACCGTACTCAACAGCGGATGGGAATTTGTACTGGGATATAATAACAGCAAAGGCGATTTCAGCTACAGCGCATCTTTCAACACCGCCTTTATTCATAATGAAATCAGAGATCTCCATGGAGTAGGCCCTATCATCGACGGATATACGTTTCAACAGGTAGGTAATCCCGTTAGCGCCCTCTATGGTTATATCGCGGATGGTATATACCAGTCCGCTGATGAAGTGAAAAAAGGTCCGTTCCAGTCCAACAGAACAGCACCCGGTGATATCAGATACCGCGATAAAGACGGCAACGATACCATCAATGCAGCAGACAGACAATACCTGGGCAACTACTTCCCGAAAGTAACCTTCGGTCTCAACCTCACTGGCAACTGGAGAAACTTCGATATCGGCATTTTCCTGCAAGGTGCTGCTGGTGTGAAAACATACATCGATGCCGGCAAAATCGGTGCTGTGGGCGGCGATGCCAACAAGCCCACTTCTGCCCTGCTCGATACCTGGACGGCCAACAATCCAAATGCGTCTATGCCCCGCATCTGGTATACTTACAAACAAAACGATCCTTCCAATACTCCTTCCTCTTTCTGGGTGAAAGATGGCTCCTACCTGCGCCTGAAAAACCTGCAGATAGGTTACACCTTGCCGGAGAAGCTGATCAAAAGAGCCGGACTTACCAAAGTGCGCTTCTATTACAGCGGACAAAACATCCTCACCTTCGATCACCTCTACAGCTGGATAGATCCGGAAGCTTCCATCAGAAGCAGCATCTACTATTATCCACAGGTAAAAGTGCACACGTTTGGCGTAAATGTTAGTTTTTAA